TTAGACAAGTGGCACACGGGCAAAGATACCTTTCCCCTGAAATTGCCCAGCAGATGGCTCTCAGTCAATTTAACTCCAATGATGAAAATCCATTTCAATCACTGTCAGAGCGTGAGTTACAGATCATGATGATGATCACCAATGGTGAAAAAGTCAGTGAGATAGCTGTGCAACTCAATTTGAGTCCCAAGACAGTCAACAGTTACCGCTATCGTTTATTTGCAAAATTGGGGATCGGTGGTGATGTTGAGCTGACACGCCTTGCGATCCGTTATAAAATGCTAGATGCAGGGCAGTTTTAGCCGTTTAGCATGACTAATGTTAGACATAGCGTCAGAAATTCTTTAGTCATGAGTAAAAAACTGTCGCGATCCTTTAGCGTAAATAACTTTAGCCATTCTACCTATGCCAGTACAGTTTGATTCAGCACTCTTTCTAAAAAGTGTATCTTCATCGCCAGGTGTTTATCGTATGTACGACGCAGATGATGTCGTCATCTACGTGGGTAAGGCCAAAGATCTTAAGAAACGCCTGACTTCCTATTTTCGTAAAAACCTTGTCCATATAAAAACCAAAGCCTTGGTGTCTCACATCAATAGTATAGATGTCACTGTGACCCATAGTGAGACCGATGCACTGCTTCTGGAAAATGATTATATCAAGCAGTATATGCCTAGATATAACGTGTTACTCCGAGATGATAAATCCTATCCGTACATTTTACTCAGTAACCACAAGCATCCAAGGCTTGCCTATCATCGTGGGCCTAAGAGGGATAAGGGGACCTATTTTGGTCCTTATCCAAATGGGGGGGCTGTCAGAGAAAGTTTGCATTTGATGCAAAAGATATTTCCTATCAGACAATGTGACGATCTTTATTATAAATCTCGCTCTCGTCCCTGTTTACAATATCAGATAGGTCGCTGCAGTGCCCCTTGTGTAGATAAAGTCACTAGTGAGGAGTATGAAGCTCAAGTCAAATTGGCGAGTTTATTTCTTAAGGGCAAAAACCAACAGGTGATGATTGAACTGGTTTCGAAAATGGAGACTTGTGCTCAATCCCTTGAATATGAAAAAGCGGCCAGCTATAGAGATCAGATAACTGCATTACGAAGAGTGGCTGAGCAGCAGGAAGTGTTGAGTAGCACTGGCGACATGGATGTGATTGGTGCCTATTATGCATCGGGTGTGGCGTGTTTCCATCTACTCTTTATTCGAAATGGTAAAATATTCGGTAGTCGAAGTTATTATCCAAGTGTTCCCGCTCAAACCGATATGGATGAGATATTTAGTTCCTTCATGATCCAGTTTTACCTCAATGGCGATAGCCAAAGGACGCTACCTAAAGAGATATTATTGAGTCACAGCTTCGATGACTTGCCTCAATTAGAGGAGGCAATTCAAGCTGCGCTTGATAAAAAGGTAGAAATAAAAACGAGTGTGCGGAGTGAGAGAGCTAATTTTTTACGCTTAGCCGTTACCAATGCGACTAATGCAGTGAATACCCGATTGTCTCATAAGAATACGGTCGAACAGCGCTTCTTATTATTAGAAGAGGCTTTGGAGATGACTACACGGATACAGCGGATGGAATGTTTCGATATTAGCCACACAATGGGAGAGAGTACCGTGGCTTCCTGTGTTGTGTTTAATCGAGAGGGGCCGAATAAGGCTGACTATCGCCGTTACAACATCAATGGGATCACGCCGGGTGATGATTATGCAGCCATGAAGCAAGCGATCACTAGACGATTTGATAAAATAGATAAAACTGGCAAGATCCCGGATATTTTATTTATCGACGGTGGTTTGGGTCAGTTACGAATTGCACAAAAAATCGTAGATGAAAAATTTGCCAATATAGATACCGCTCCCTTGCTTATTGGTATTGCTAAAGGAGAGGGGAGAAAGCCGGGTCTAGAAACACTAATCTATGGTGAAAACGAGCTATCTTTCTCTATCGCTGCAGATTCAGGTGCTTTGCACTTGATACAGCACATTCGTGACGAGTCTCACCGTTTTGCCATCACAGGCCACAGAAATAAACGTCAGAAGACGCGCAACACTTCGACATTAGAATCCATTGCGGGTGTCGGACCAAAACGTCGCAAGGCTTTACTGCAATTTTTAGGTGGAATTCAAGAAGTGAAGGGCGCAAGTGTGGTTGAACTTGCGAAAGTGCCGGGGATAAGTTTGGACATGGCGCAAACAATACATGACTCATTGCGAGGCTAGCTAGAACTGGCGAGTTTGATGCCGTAAAAACCACAAATGCTCAGCTTTATTACTAGAATTTGCTCGCTCTTACTCTCTGGAGAGCCATCTCATCCCATCAATTTCCTTAAAGCAGAGCTTTATTGCAAACCATGTCAAATCCTAGATCACGTTTTTTAACACCACAGCTGTCTCTCATCAGTTAAGTTTATTCTGCCTATAACCCTACATTAATTGTGTCATTAGGCGCGAGTGCCAGGATTTAAATATGTAAGGCTATGTTATAAAAGGTTTTAATTGTTGTTGGTCCGCCTGGGGCAGAGTGTATGCCTAGGGGAGGGGTTAATAAATGGTTTATTTTGTGACTTTCCTTGACTAGATTCGCTCCTAATGGCCATTAGAGCTGCTGATTTTAAATGTTGTCGAAAATCAAAGGTTTAGGGTTTTCGTTGGTTTTTTGTGGCTCGTTTTCTGGCTTTGGTATTAGCGCTGCTAATATGCAGATTAAGTATGTTTAATTTCCCATATTTCCTGAAAATGAAAAAATAGGGGCACACAACAAATAGGATTTATGATGAAAACTAACATCTTCAAACTTTCAATACTTTCAGTTTCTATACTAGCAATGACAGCATTTAATGTAAGTGCTAATGATGATGTACCGGATCCAGCGGACGTCACGAAAGTATTGACAGCTCTAAAGGTGAGCGTCGGTACCAATAGCAATGATTACGATGCTGCTGTTGAAGCCGAATTGAAAATTGGCGGTTCATTCAATAAAAACAATAGTTTCCTAACTATGATCTCAGCTCAAGGCGCGACTAAAGATTCTGCTGAGTCTATGGATGCTGATGATTTTGATTTACGTGAGTACCGTGCACGTTGGTTCCAGGTGTTTGGAACAGGTATTGAAGCCATGCCAAAAGCAGGTTACTCAATCGATTACGTCGATCATTCAAATGATGACTCAGATCCAATCGATCATATTATTGCAGTCGGTGGAGTTCTTAAAGTTCCAGTTCTTGCAAACTGGGTTATGTATCCAAACATCGCAGTCGTTCAAGCGAACTTGAAAGATGAATATAAAACCGGTGGCAGCGATGACGGTAAAGGTTTCCAAGTTAACATCTTCAACTCAATATATTTGAATAAGAAGGGTGCATATTTGGCCATTAACCCACAGTACTCTTGGTTAGATTTTGATACATATACAACTCAAGATTTGATGGTAGAAACAACATTCGGCATGCCGCTTACTGACAGCAGAAAGTGGTGGTTCAGTGCAACATACAAAGAAACAATCAGTGATGTTAGCTTTGACAACAAGACTCTAGCTATGCCTGATGTATCTTATAAAGCCAACGATGACAAGCGTCAATTCCGCGTTGGTGTAACTTATATCTTTTAAATAAGTTTAATTATCTGGAGAAAACGATGAAAATCTATTCAGCAAAAAAAATCTACTCAGTAAATGAGGATTTCACTCACACTAACGCCATGGCGATTGAGGGTGAACAGATTGTAGAGCTAGATGATTTGTCATGCTTGATGGCTAAATATCCGGCTGCTGAAGTTATTACTGAATATGAAAATGATTTCATTTACCCAGGGTTTGTTGAGCCACATCTGCATATCCTAGGTAGTGCATCCATGTTTGCTGCGTTAATACCAGTCAGCTTCACTGATTGGACTATTAATGGCCGCACTTATAAAGCGGTAAGAACACCAGAAGCCTTCGTTAGTACAATGAAGGAACGTGTTAAAGAGTTCAGTGATCGTGAAACCTTAGTGTTATGGGGCCATTATGAACCTCTTCATGGCGAACTCACCCGAGAGATCCTCGATGAGATCGACAGTACACGTCCATTTGCAATGTGGGGAGCGTCTATTCATAAGCTGATCCTTAACAGCAAGGCTGTTGAAGATTTCAAAGTGAAAGACATTCCAGACAGTGTTTGGGGCGTGATTAAAGACGCTGAAGGGCTTCCTACTGGTGTTCTCATTGAGCAGGCAATGTTTAAAACTGCTGTTGAGCATATTGTGTCGAAAGTTTCGCCTCAAGACATGATGCAAAGCTTGCAAAGTGTTCTTGAACAGGGACGCTCAAAAGGTGTGACTACTTGTGTCGATATGGGCATAGGTATCTCAATGCCTTACGAGATGGAACTGAAGTTACTGCAAGCGGCTGATGCAATTCCTACGATGCCAAAATGTAGAAAAGGCTATATGTTTGGTTGGCAAAAAGTTTATGAAGGTCAGGACTTAGATGCCCAGAAGACTTTTGACTTTGTTGATCAACACTACAAGAGTAACAAAGATAACAACACGTTATTCCCTGTAAAATGCATTAAGTTTTTTGCTGATGGTGCCGTTTCTGATTATGAAATTATCACTAAAGATGAATTTCAAGATAATCGTGTTACTGGCTGGTTGCATCGTTTCGCAGATAGAACAGAAGATACATTAGCTGAAGATATGTCTAAGTTTTGGGATAATGATTATTCCATTGCTATTCATACCCAAGGCGACCAGGCTCACTCAAAAGTGCTTGACGCGGTAGATACTCTTTCTAAGAGTGGCAAGGGAAGAGATGGGCAGATGTTTATTCAGCACATGGGCTTCACCGATGACGAGTTCTTCGAACGTGTTGCTGCAATGAAATATAAGCCTAGTGCTAGCGTGACACCTTATTACAGCTATCACTTCTATTCGTCTTGGCAGAAAGAACAAATTTTGCCTAAGTCGTGTTTTAATCAGCTACAACGAGCTCAGTCTGCACTAGATGCTGGTATGAGTGTCAGCCTTAATGCTGATATTCCGTTAATGCCAACAAACCCTATGATGGGTGCATACATATTAATGACTCGTTTAGATATCGACGGCAACGTTGTTCTTGCTGAAGAAGCTATATCACGACAAGATGCATTAAAAGCGATTACCAAGGTTGCTGCAGAGCAGCATGGACTTGATAAGATCGGCACACTTGAGAAAGGTAAGCTAGCTGATTTTACCGTGCTTGAATTTGACTGGATGCAGGATGACCTAGCTAAGCTAACGGCATTGGATGCTAAAGCTTGTTACGTCGGCGGCGAAAAGTCTTAATCAAGAAGATTCTCAAAATACAAAATTAACACTCAGGTATTAATTTTATCCACCTGACTTTAATTACATAATTAAAGTCAGGTTGGGTTTCATATAAATACACTTCAATTATCTTCTTATCTAACTAATTTCAATCATAAGTCATTTGATTGTTACAGGTAGAATCATGACAAACTCGAACACAGATTCAAAATCTAATTCAAACAAGTGGACGACGCTGCTCGTTCTTTGTGCTGCCCAGGTGGGTACAAGTGGTGATAACAGCACCGTAGGTGTTGCAGCAGCGACACTAACCAAATTATTTGGTGCCTCAATGGACCAAATTCAAATGGCCAATGCCACCTATTCATTGATTGCTGGTGCAATGATGATTGCTGGCGGCTTGATGGGTCTCATCCTAGGATGGCGCAAATCGTTCAGGATCGGTCTAGTATTACTTGCCATTAGTGAAGTCGTCGCGGCATTCTCTCCAGATATTAATACCTTTATTTATGGTGCTCGTGTGTTAACGGGTGCTGGCGCAAGTTTAACTATTCCTGCGGTACTCGGGCTAATTGCCGGTAATTACCAAGGAAAAGATCAGGCTATCGCTTTCAGTGCGTTAGCAGCCGCATCAGGCGTCGCCGCTGCGGCAATGCCTGTGCTATTTGGCACCTTGCTTGATGTAGCGGGCTTTAAGGTCACGTTTTTAACCTTAGGGGTTATTTTCGTTCTTGTTCTGCTAGCTTCTTCAAAAGTTAAAGATGTTGAAGTGAGTAAAAATAAGCCGAAACTTGATTTCATCGGTATTTTACTCGCAGCAGTAGGTCTATTACTTGTCATCGTTGGTACATTAAAAATGCCAATTTGGGGCATGATTTCAGCAATTACCTCTTTCTCTGTAATGGGTTTCTCTCCAGCGATTGTTATGGTTATCGTGGGTCTATTGGTACTGGTAGCCTTACTAGGTTGGGAAAAACGCTATGAGTCAAAGGGTGGATTAGCATTAATCCCTGCAAAAATCATCTACAACAAGCAGGTACAAACTGGTCTATTCATTGGTGCTTTATTCTGGGTTGGCTCAGCTGCCCCAGTATCTATCACTGTGCCTTATATGCAACTTGTAGGCGGTTTATCTGCAGCGCAAGCCGGTCTAACTCTTATCGGAATGAGTATAGGTACAATTTCAGTTGCCATGCTTCTTCCTGCAAAACTAAGTCATGTCAAGGTTCGTACTGTATGTGGCTTAAGTTTAATCGGAGCCGCAACCGCAGCAGTTACAATGGCATATGGCCTAGAGCTTGGTGGCACTAACTCTCTATTAATCCTAGGTCAAACATTGATGGGTTGTTCTGTTGGTGCTATGGCTTCACAGTGTTCAATTATCGTTACCGATGCACTGGAGCCAAGAGAAGCACAACAATCTGGTGGTATACAAGCTACGGTTCGAAATATTGGTTACGCTATCGGTATTGCAATCATGGGTGTTACCATGCTTACAGTTATGACGTCTGGTTTTAAAGACCAAGTGGACCAAAATGAGTCACTGACTGCTGAAACTCGCACTATGGTGAGTGAGATGGTGACAGTTCCTTACCTAAGCGATAATGACTTCTCTGTATTGATGCAAGATAAAGTTGCTGATGCGAATGAAATAGAGCAACTTGTAGTAATCAATCAGACAGCACGTCTTGAATCTGCAAGATCAGGTCTGTTTGCTGTAGGTATATTCATGCTGTTATTTTTGTTCTCATTACGAAACTTGCCTAACAGAAGCCTAATGGCTAAATCTGAATAATCCTATGACTTAAGCTTACAGTTTATGTTTTAAGTTTAAGTTTATAGTGTCAGCCTATAACGATTGAAGTTCTGTAAGAACTTCAATCGTTTTTTTATTCAAAATACACGCATATTTTCCTTCCCGTCTGCAATCATTTCTTAATGTAATACAGCCAAAATTATTCAGTCTAAATATAAAAGCTAGCTCTTAATCTGAGCACAGCTCTCTCCTTAACTCGTACCCATTGAGCCCTTTTAACTCAAACGGCTTGCAGAGATATCTCAGCATCGTGGCCAGCTAAAAACTTGATTCCGATCGTTATCGGTTCATTAATACAGGTGCTCTTATATTTTTTATAGGCAATTGCCTGGATTAGAAATAAGCGGCAGGCATGGATGACCCTTTCAATTTTTTGATGAAATCAATGCCGCAGATCCTAATGAAATCTGGAGGGTGAAATATGTACAAGGCATTAATAATGCTAAGCTAAAGATTGTGAGCACCCAATATCATGAGCGTCATAGAATTGCCCTGAGTGAAGGAAGCGCGCTCATAGGCATCAAAGAGAACCTATCCAGTATGAAGACTAAACAGTGGTTGGTTAGTGAACTCTTCTTTACAAACCTACATCCCATTTATAAGTATAATCCTATGCCTAGGTCACACATTCAACAAATAACGTGAAGGCGCATAGGTTTACTTTGTTATAATTGGCCTAAATTATTTTAAGATTTATTCTTTATGTCAGTAATGGGTTTTACCAAAGCAGAGGCTAAGATATTATTATGTGTATGCTTAGCTCAATTTGCAGTCTCAGCAGATAACATAACCACAGCTTTGCTTATTAAAGACATCATGATGTCTTTCCAGGTCAGCATAGCTCAAGGCCAAATCGTAACCTCATCCTATTCCGTGATTTCAGCTCCGCTAATGATAGTTACTGGGCTACTAGGCTATTTTTTCTGTTGGAAAAAAATATTTCAATTTGGCTTGTTTCTGTGTACCGCCGGAGAATTCTCGGCATTATTTATCCATGATTTCTACCCGTTTATCGGCATTTCTAGACTTGCATTTGGTATAGGTGCAGCATTAACCTTAGCCTCGAGTGTCGCCTTACTGACCACTAGGATACAGGTTAAAAATAGAATGATTGCATTTAGCATCTGGGGGGCATCTGTAGCAATAATAAGTATGATCTCGCCCATGCTGTTGGCACTTATCACCAGCACTGATTGGAGAAGAAGCTTTCTATTCTTAGGTTTTATTTCCCTGACAGCGTTAATTCTATCAAGAAACCTTAAAAATATAACGCCTGACAGGACAGAGAAAAAGATCGATCTAGTTGCGGTCAGCTTGATTGTGTCGATAGTGGGACTGTTTTTAGTTTCTGTGTCGTTAGCACCTTCTTTAGGCTTTCTCTCGACAGCTGAAAATCATTCAGTATTGGATAATCTAACGATACCAACAATGATGTTAATAACGGCTATCATTTTATCATTTGTTTTCTTTGCCCACGATAGAATGAAATCCAAGCTTAATAGGAATGATTTATATATCACTATCATACCTAAATCATTTGTGAATAAGGAAATGATTGCTGGACTCTATATCCTATTGTTTCTGTATTTAATCTACGGTGGTGTGCTTTTCTCAATTGTAAGTTACATATCATTGGGGACATACGATATATTTGATTCAAGCATAGCCATTACCGTGTTTGCTTTACCTATGTTTTTTGTATCAGTACTCATTGCGAGTAAAGGGAAAGACCTAACCATTTCTAGTCTAAATACCATTGGATTACTGATATTGACGGTTAGCTTAGCTATGCTAGCTTGGTCAATAACCCGCACAGAATCTATTATGCCTATATATTTAGGTATGACGAGCATAGGTATAGGCTGTGGGTTTATTGCATCTAAGTCCAACATAGCGGTAAACAATTCTGTTGACGCTTCTTTGTCTGAACAATCTTCTGGCCTGCAGGTTTCTGCAAGAAATATCGGTTATGTAATAGGCATTGCACTGTTTACTAGCGGACTGACCTTAATGACAAAAGGGCAGTTGTTAGATAGCGCTTTTATCGGTAGTGGACTGTCAGATGTTGCTGCGAATGTAAAATCTGAGTTCTATTTAGCGTTAAGTTTTATGTCAAATAATAGCTTGCATCAGATGATGACTGATTTTAACATTCCCGTACCAACAAACATCGACACGTTAAATAATAACGCACGTTCAATGGCGTTACAGAATGCTCTTTACATATCTAGTATTATGTGTCTTTTAAGTATAAAAGCCGGTCGAATGGTTGAAAATAAACCTAAGTGACAATTAGCTCAATTATGACAGTGACCAAGAATTTAAATTATAAATTAACAAAAGGCGGAGAATGAAATGGATAATACTTTCCCTCAAGACTTGATTAGAGAAGATATTAATTTATTAGTCACTCTATATTATTTAATTGAGTTTAAGCATGTGGGGAAAGTGGCCGAGCAGCTGTATATTTCTCAATCAGCAGTGAGTCAGCAGCTGAACAAGCTAAGACATACATTCGATGACCAGTTACTCGTTAGAGTACAAAATAAAATGGTTCCGACTCAGGTGGCCATGAAGTTGCACCCTTTATTACACCGTGTACTTGATTCAGTTGGGCAAGTTTATAAAATAAAAAATAAGGAACTTATACCATCTAAAAACAATTACAGCATTTGTATGATTAATTGTGCAGCTTCAGACCTAGTCACCAAACTCTTTTTTAATATGTCAAAGACCTATGAAAATACCTCTTTTCAGATGACTGACAGGTACCATGACTGTATAAATGATTTTCTACGAGGGGACATAGATTTTTTAATCGGAAGCTATACTGGGCTGCCCAATAGTATTCATCAAGCCCATTTAATGGATATCTCTTATTCAGCTTATGTAAGAAAAGATCATCCATTAGTCAATTCAACTGCTGCTGTTTCCATATTTGAACTTAATAAATACCAAATCATTGAGTTGGAAGCACATGAAAGTGCCGATTCTACCTTACGAATCAGAGATATAGCTAAGCCATCACTAAAGCTGTCTAAATATGAAACTGTCGCGTCAATTCTAAAAGAATCTAATGCAATTTGTTTTTTACCCGATAATCTATTCAATACATCAGACCTAATTAGTTTGAATCTTTCATTTCCTAAATTAGTGGTAAATTGCCGGATCTACTGGCATGAACTCATGAGTGGTGACTTGTTCCATAATCATTTGAAAGAAGAGCTAATTAATATAAATGGCATGGCTAAAAAGCGAATATTAGGTGGGGGAAACAGTCTAACATGAGCTGATGAAAGGCGTGATAAGACCTTATAATTAGCGCTATTCCTCACTCCCCCCCATAGTAAAAGCTGCTGTATAGCGGCTCGCCCTTCAATTATGGAAAGTTAGTTCTAGGGAAAATAGACTAACTTCCTCTATCTTAGCGAATTTTAGCTTTGCTCAGTAATCACATGACTGATGTTTCAAACCACTTTTCCATGGCTGGAAACTGAGATAGGTGACAGGTATCACTCATTATAGATAGCCAATACCGACTCCTTAGCTTGGTTGTGGTTTGAACTGCTACACGTTCCTCAAGCATCGTTTTGTAAGCGTTACGCAGTAATTGAAGGGCTAAGGCTGGCCGATTGAATAAAATTGCCACAGATCCGCCTAGAAATGGTACAAACAAGACATGATTCATTGCGAGGCTAGCTAAATTAAGGCAAGATTGGCACAGCTTTTAAACTATTGGTTTTCTCATGCCGTTTAACATACCTATAGCTTTAACTTTGTTCAGATTATTTCTACTCCCTGTGTTTATAGTGGTTTTTTACCTTCCATACTCCTGGGCACCTTTTGCTGCGGCCTTTATTTTTTGGTTAGCAGCAGTTACAGATGCATTAGATGGTTATGCTGCTCGAAAATTAAAGCAGTCTACTCGATTTGGCGCTTTTCTTGATCCCGTAGCCGATAAAATCATGGTTACAACCGCACTAGTTCTACTTGTAGCTGATTACAATAGTATGTGGCTCACATTACCCGCATTATTTATGATTGGTCGCGAGATCGTTATCTCCGCACTTCGTGAATGGATGGCTGAAATAGGTAAGAGGGGAGCTGTTGCAGTCTCATGGATCGGTAAATATAAGACGGCGGCACAGATGGTGGCCGTTACAGGTCTTATCTGGCATCCTAATGGTGTCCTGACTTATGCTGCATATGCACTCTTCTACGTCGCCACAGTCCTGACTTTTTGGTCAATGATGAATTATATTTTGGCTGCTTGGGGAGATTTGACGGCGGAATCGGATAATTAAAATGCAATAAGACTATTTAGTGTCCAAGCAGTCATTTATCGTTAAATATACGATTGACTCTTGGTACTAAATCGGTAGAATGCCATTCCGCAGTCAGGGGAAAGTTTC
This portion of the Shewanella violacea DSS12 genome encodes:
- a CDS encoding amidohydrolase, giving the protein MKIYSAKKIYSVNEDFTHTNAMAIEGEQIVELDDLSCLMAKYPAAEVITEYENDFIYPGFVEPHLHILGSASMFAALIPVSFTDWTINGRTYKAVRTPEAFVSTMKERVKEFSDRETLVLWGHYEPLHGELTREILDEIDSTRPFAMWGASIHKLILNSKAVEDFKVKDIPDSVWGVIKDAEGLPTGVLIEQAMFKTAVEHIVSKVSPQDMMQSLQSVLEQGRSKGVTTCVDMGIGISMPYEMELKLLQAADAIPTMPKCRKGYMFGWQKVYEGQDLDAQKTFDFVDQHYKSNKDNNTLFPVKCIKFFADGAVSDYEIITKDEFQDNRVTGWLHRFADRTEDTLAEDMSKFWDNDYSIAIHTQGDQAHSKVLDAVDTLSKSGKGRDGQMFIQHMGFTDDEFFERVAAMKYKPSASVTPYYSYHFYSSWQKEQILPKSCFNQLQRAQSALDAGMSVSLNADIPLMPTNPMMGAYILMTRLDIDGNVVLAEEAISRQDALKAITKVAAEQHGLDKIGTLEKGKLADFTVLEFDWMQDDLAKLTALDAKACYVGGEKS
- the uvrC gene encoding excinuclease ABC subunit UvrC; protein product: MPVQFDSALFLKSVSSSPGVYRMYDADDVVIYVGKAKDLKKRLTSYFRKNLVHIKTKALVSHINSIDVTVTHSETDALLLENDYIKQYMPRYNVLLRDDKSYPYILLSNHKHPRLAYHRGPKRDKGTYFGPYPNGGAVRESLHLMQKIFPIRQCDDLYYKSRSRPCLQYQIGRCSAPCVDKVTSEEYEAQVKLASLFLKGKNQQVMIELVSKMETCAQSLEYEKAASYRDQITALRRVAEQQEVLSSTGDMDVIGAYYASGVACFHLLFIRNGKIFGSRSYYPSVPAQTDMDEIFSSFMIQFYLNGDSQRTLPKEILLSHSFDDLPQLEEAIQAALDKKVEIKTSVRSERANFLRLAVTNATNAVNTRLSHKNTVEQRFLLLEEALEMTTRIQRMECFDISHTMGESTVASCVVFNREGPNKADYRRYNINGITPGDDYAAMKQAITRRFDKIDKTGKIPDILFIDGGLGQLRIAQKIVDEKFANIDTAPLLIGIAKGEGRKPGLETLIYGENELSFSIAADSGALHLIQHIRDESHRFAITGHRNKRQKTRNTSTLESIAGVGPKRRKALLQFLGGIQEVKGASVVELAKVPGISLDMAQTIHDSLRG
- a CDS encoding MFS transporter; the protein is MTNSNTDSKSNSNKWTTLLVLCAAQVGTSGDNSTVGVAAATLTKLFGASMDQIQMANATYSLIAGAMMIAGGLMGLILGWRKSFRIGLVLLAISEVVAAFSPDINTFIYGARVLTGAGASLTIPAVLGLIAGNYQGKDQAIAFSALAAASGVAAAAMPVLFGTLLDVAGFKVTFLTLGVIFVLVLLASSKVKDVEVSKNKPKLDFIGILLAAVGLLLVIVGTLKMPIWGMISAITSFSVMGFSPAIVMVIVGLLVLVALLGWEKRYESKGGLALIPAKIIYNKQVQTGLFIGALFWVGSAAPVSITVPYMQLVGGLSAAQAGLTLIGMSIGTISVAMLLPAKLSHVKVRTVCGLSLIGAATAAVTMAYGLELGGTNSLLILGQTLMGCSVGAMASQCSIIVTDALEPREAQQSGGIQATVRNIGYAIGIAIMGVTMLTVMTSGFKDQVDQNESLTAETRTMVSEMVTVPYLSDNDFSVLMQDKVADANEIEQLVVINQTARLESARSGLFAVGIFMLLFLFSLRNLPNRSLMAKSE
- a CDS encoding LysR family transcriptional regulator; amino-acid sequence: MDNTFPQDLIREDINLLVTLYYLIEFKHVGKVAEQLYISQSAVSQQLNKLRHTFDDQLLVRVQNKMVPTQVAMKLHPLLHRVLDSVGQVYKIKNKELIPSKNNYSICMINCAASDLVTKLFFNMSKTYENTSFQMTDRYHDCINDFLRGDIDFLIGSYTGLPNSIHQAHLMDISYSAYVRKDHPLVNSTAAVSIFELNKYQIIELEAHESADSTLRIRDIAKPSLKLSKYETVASILKESNAICFLPDNLFNTSDLISLNLSFPKLVVNCRIYWHELMSGDLFHNHLKEELININGMAKKRILGGGNSLT
- the pgsA gene encoding CDP-diacylglycerol--glycerol-3-phosphate 3-phosphatidyltransferase; its protein translation is MPFNIPIALTLFRLFLLPVFIVVFYLPYSWAPFAAAFIFWLAAVTDALDGYAARKLKQSTRFGAFLDPVADKIMVTTALVLLVADYNSMWLTLPALFMIGREIVISALREWMAEIGKRGAVAVSWIGKYKTAAQMVAVTGLIWHPNGVLTYAAYALFYVATVLTFWSMMNYILAAWGDLTAESDN
- a CDS encoding MFS transporter, translating into MSVMGFTKAEAKILLCVCLAQFAVSADNITTALLIKDIMMSFQVSIAQGQIVTSSYSVISAPLMIVTGLLGYFFCWKKIFQFGLFLCTAGEFSALFIHDFYPFIGISRLAFGIGAALTLASSVALLTTRIQVKNRMIAFSIWGASVAIISMISPMLLALITSTDWRRSFLFLGFISLTALILSRNLKNITPDRTEKKIDLVAVSLIVSIVGLFLVSVSLAPSLGFLSTAENHSVLDNLTIPTMMLITAIILSFVFFAHDRMKSKLNRNDLYITIIPKSFVNKEMIAGLYILLFLYLIYGGVLFSIVSYISLGTYDIFDSSIAITVFALPMFFVSVLIASKGKDLTISSLNTIGLLILTVSLAMLAWSITRTESIMPIYLGMTSIGIGCGFIASKSNIAVNNSVDASLSEQSSGLQVSARNIGYVIGIALFTSGLTLMTKGQLLDSAFIGSGLSDVAANVKSEFYLALSFMSNNSLHQMMTDFNIPVPTNIDTLNNNARSMALQNALYISSIMCLLSIKAGRMVENKPK